One segment of Methylotuvimicrobium sp. KM2 DNA contains the following:
- the rpsT gene encoding 30S ribosomal protein S20, whose amino-acid sequence MANTAQAKKRARQAEKSRIRNAGQRSNLRTFIKKVLTAVNAGDKEKAQAAFQTAVPIIDSAANKGLIHKNKAARSKSRLNAKIRGLA is encoded by the coding sequence ATGGCTAACACAGCACAAGCAAAGAAGCGGGCGCGACAAGCGGAAAAAAGCCGCATTCGTAACGCTGGACAACGCAGCAATCTGCGCACCTTCATCAAAAAAGTTCTGACTGCGGTCAACGCAGGCGACAAAGAAAAAGCGCAAGCCGCTTTTCAAACTGCGGTTCCCATCATCGATTCCGCAGCCAACAAAGGACTGATACATAAAAACAAAGCCGCACGCAGCAAAAGCAGATTAAACGCCAAAATTCGCGGACTTGCTTAA
- the cgtA gene encoding Obg family GTPase CgtA: MKFVDEAVIRVEAGDGGNGAVGFRREKYIPKGGPDGGDGGDGGSVYLVAAENVNTLVDFRYQSVHRAQRGQNGMARNCTGKKGEDCLVLVPPGTLVTEAETGEVLGELVRAGERLLVAQGGFHGLGNTRFKSSINRTPMQATKGTPGEHRMLKLELTLIADVGLLGLPNAGKSSLIRAVSSARPKVADYPFTTLHPNLGVVRVDDLRSFVIADIPGVIEGAAEGAGLGLQFLKHLSRTGLLLHLIDVMPYESMDSPVSSARKIMQEVKSWSDDLADKPRWLVLNKIDRLESDSVEQHCQAIVDELEWQGPVFKVSALRGEGTRELMFAIMRFLEERRSDSEQK; this comes from the coding sequence ATGAAATTTGTTGATGAAGCGGTGATTCGGGTTGAAGCGGGTGACGGCGGTAATGGCGCCGTCGGTTTTCGCCGTGAAAAATATATTCCGAAAGGCGGGCCGGATGGTGGCGACGGAGGCGATGGCGGTAGTGTCTATTTGGTAGCCGCCGAAAACGTCAATACCTTGGTCGATTTTCGTTATCAGTCGGTGCATAGGGCGCAGCGAGGGCAAAACGGCATGGCCCGCAACTGTACCGGTAAGAAAGGTGAGGATTGCTTGGTGCTTGTGCCGCCCGGAACCTTGGTGACTGAGGCTGAAACCGGTGAGGTTTTAGGTGAGTTGGTCAGGGCGGGTGAGCGCTTGCTGGTCGCGCAAGGCGGTTTTCATGGTCTGGGAAATACGCGGTTCAAGAGCAGCATTAATCGTACGCCGATGCAGGCGACGAAAGGGACGCCAGGCGAGCATCGGATGCTCAAGCTGGAGTTGACTTTGATTGCCGATGTCGGGCTTTTGGGTTTGCCCAATGCCGGTAAATCCAGTCTGATACGGGCGGTGTCGTCGGCTCGTCCGAAAGTCGCCGATTATCCGTTTACGACCTTGCATCCGAATTTGGGTGTGGTTAGGGTCGATGATTTGCGCAGTTTCGTTATCGCCGATATTCCCGGTGTGATCGAGGGTGCGGCCGAAGGTGCCGGATTGGGTTTGCAGTTTTTAAAGCACTTGTCGCGCACCGGGTTATTGCTGCATTTGATCGATGTGATGCCTTATGAGTCGATGGATTCGCCGGTCTCTTCGGCGCGTAAGATCATGCAAGAAGTTAAGTCGTGGAGCGATGATTTGGCCGATAAGCCGCGTTGGTTGGTGCTGAATAAAATCGATAGGCTTGAATCCGATTCGGTGGAGCAGCATTGCCAAGCTATTGTCGACGAATTGGAATGGCAAGGGCCCGTGTTCAAGGTTTCGGCCTTGCGGGGTGAAGGAACGCGTGAATTGATGTTCGCGATCATGAGATTTTTGGAAGAGCGGCGGAGCGACAGTGAGCAGAAGTGA
- the ileS gene encoding isoleucine--tRNA ligase: protein MDYKTTLNLPKTDFPMKANLAQREPERLAAWNDIDLYQKIREEFAGRPRFILHDGPPYANGAIHIGHAVNKVLKDIIVKSKSLSGFDAPYVPGWDCHGLPIELMVEKKVGKAGGKVSEAQFRNACRDYAAKQVEMQKGEFIRLGVLGEWDNPYLTMNYKFEADIVRALGKISKNGHLSKGAKPVHWCTDCGSALAEAEVEYEDKHSPAIDVRFQVIDEVAFLARCHHVPEHEGEGPLSVVIWTTTPWTLPANQAVALNPELEYAVVQCEKDGAKERLVLAEALMKDAMLRYGIEEYHVIAYCKGDALENLLLQHPFYERQVPVILGDHVTIEAGTGAVHTAPGHGQEDYVVGLKYDLPVDNPVGDNGVFLPNTELFAGEHVFTANDHVLEVLAERGKLVHHESMLHSYPHCWRHKTPIIFRATPQWFISMEKNGLRDKALEEINKVQWIPDWGQARIEAMVGGRPDWCVSRQRTWGVPIALFVHKENGDLHPNTEALIEQVALRVEQKGIDAWFELDAVELLGADAEHYEKMQDTLDVWFDSGVTHYAVLDARENLDFPADLYLEGSDQHRGWFQSSLLASVAMRGVAPYKAVLTHGFTVDADGKKMSKSSGNVVAPQTIMKTLGADVLRLWVSATDYRAEMNVSDEILKRTSDVYRRLRNTARFLLSNLDGFDPAAHTVPANELLALDRWVVDRAYCLQQEVVAAYESYQFHQVYQKVHNFCAVDLGGFYLDIIKDRQYTAKADGLARRSAQTAMYHVAEALSRWLSPIISYTADEIWHYLPGQRSQSVFLETWYQGLFELDKDSPMNRAFWSKVMAVREAVSKELERIRKTGAIGASLNAEVTLYADECYFPVLKQLESELHFVFITSAATVQELASSPDDAVQAELEGLKIKVSVSEHAKCVRCWHQRADIGVDPNHPELCGRCVENIVGDGEVRRFA from the coding sequence ATGGATTATAAAACTACACTGAATTTACCTAAAACGGATTTTCCGATGAAGGCCAATCTGGCGCAACGCGAACCGGAGCGGCTGGCGGCTTGGAACGACATCGATCTGTATCAGAAAATCAGGGAAGAATTTGCCGGGCGCCCTCGCTTCATTCTGCATGATGGCCCGCCTTATGCGAACGGTGCGATTCATATCGGTCACGCGGTCAATAAAGTTCTGAAAGATATTATCGTTAAGTCCAAGTCATTGAGCGGATTTGATGCGCCTTACGTTCCGGGTTGGGATTGTCATGGCTTACCGATCGAACTGATGGTCGAAAAGAAAGTCGGCAAGGCCGGCGGCAAAGTTTCCGAGGCTCAATTCCGCAATGCCTGCCGCGACTACGCGGCTAAGCAAGTCGAGATGCAAAAGGGCGAATTCATTCGCTTGGGCGTATTGGGCGAATGGGATAACCCGTATTTGACGATGAATTACAAGTTCGAGGCAGACATCGTTCGCGCACTCGGCAAGATCAGCAAAAACGGTCATCTCAGTAAAGGCGCTAAACCTGTGCATTGGTGCACCGATTGCGGTTCGGCGCTGGCCGAAGCCGAAGTCGAATATGAAGACAAACATTCGCCGGCGATCGATGTGCGTTTTCAGGTCATTGATGAAGTCGCATTTTTAGCGCGCTGTCATCATGTGCCCGAGCACGAAGGCGAAGGCCCGCTCTCGGTGGTGATTTGGACGACCACGCCGTGGACCTTGCCGGCCAACCAAGCTGTTGCATTGAACCCGGAATTGGAATATGCGGTCGTGCAATGCGAAAAAGACGGCGCGAAGGAAAGGCTGGTCTTGGCCGAAGCCTTGATGAAGGATGCGATGCTCCGTTACGGCATCGAGGAGTATCATGTGATCGCCTATTGCAAAGGCGATGCGCTGGAAAATTTGCTGTTACAGCACCCTTTCTACGAACGGCAAGTGCCGGTGATTCTCGGCGATCATGTCACGATCGAGGCGGGCACCGGCGCCGTGCATACCGCTCCCGGGCATGGTCAGGAAGACTATGTCGTCGGTTTAAAATACGATTTGCCTGTGGACAATCCGGTCGGCGACAACGGCGTATTCTTGCCGAATACCGAATTGTTTGCCGGCGAGCATGTCTTCACAGCGAACGATCATGTGCTCGAAGTGTTGGCCGAGCGAGGCAAGCTGGTGCATCACGAATCGATGCTACACAGTTATCCGCATTGCTGGCGGCATAAGACGCCGATCATCTTTCGCGCGACGCCGCAATGGTTTATCTCGATGGAGAAAAACGGTTTGCGCGATAAGGCATTGGAGGAAATTAACAAGGTCCAATGGATACCGGATTGGGGACAGGCTCGTATCGAAGCTATGGTCGGCGGACGCCCGGATTGGTGCGTGTCGCGTCAGCGTACCTGGGGCGTACCGATTGCGTTATTCGTGCATAAGGAAAACGGCGACTTGCATCCGAATACCGAAGCTCTGATCGAACAGGTTGCCTTGCGCGTTGAACAAAAAGGCATTGATGCCTGGTTCGAATTGGACGCGGTCGAATTACTCGGTGCCGATGCCGAACATTATGAAAAAATGCAAGATACGCTCGATGTCTGGTTCGACTCAGGCGTGACGCATTATGCCGTACTCGATGCCAGGGAGAATTTGGATTTTCCAGCAGACTTGTACTTGGAAGGGTCGGATCAGCATCGGGGTTGGTTTCAATCGTCCCTCTTGGCATCGGTCGCGATGCGAGGTGTCGCGCCTTACAAGGCGGTATTGACGCACGGCTTCACAGTCGATGCGGACGGCAAAAAAATGTCTAAATCGAGCGGCAATGTCGTCGCGCCGCAAACGATCATGAAAACCTTGGGTGCCGATGTGTTGCGCCTGTGGGTTTCGGCGACCGATTATCGCGCCGAAATGAATGTCTCGGACGAAATTCTGAAAAGAACCTCCGATGTCTACCGGCGCTTGCGTAATACCGCTCGTTTCTTGTTGTCCAATTTGGATGGTTTCGATCCGGCAGCTCATACGGTTCCGGCGAACGAACTGTTGGCATTGGACCGCTGGGTCGTCGACCGCGCTTATTGTTTGCAGCAAGAGGTCGTTGCCGCTTATGAAAGCTATCAATTCCACCAAGTCTATCAAAAAGTGCATAACTTCTGCGCCGTCGACCTCGGCGGTTTTTATCTCGACATCATTAAAGATCGTCAATATACAGCGAAAGCGGACGGTTTGGCGCGTAGGTCCGCGCAAACCGCGATGTATCATGTCGCCGAAGCGTTAAGCCGCTGGCTGTCGCCGATCATCAGCTATACCGCCGACGAAATTTGGCACTATTTGCCGGGGCAGCGCAGTCAATCGGTCTTTCTCGAGACCTGGTACCAAGGGCTTTTCGAGTTGGACAAAGATTCTCCGATGAACAGAGCTTTCTGGTCAAAGGTAATGGCCGTGCGCGAAGCGGTTAGCAAGGAATTGGAGCGGATACGCAAAACCGGTGCGATCGGCGCATCCCTCAATGCCGAGGTCACTTTGTATGCCGACGAGTGTTACTTCCCGGTATTGAAACAACTCGAGAGCGAATTGCACTTTGTGTTTATTACGTCGGCGGCAACGGTTCAAGAGTTGGCGTCGAGTCCCGATGATGCCGTACAAGCCGAGTTGGAAGGGTTAAAGATAAAGGTCTCGGTATCCGAGCATGCCAAATGCGTGCGTTGCTGGCATCAACGCGCCGATATCGGCGTCGATCCGAATCATCCTGAATTATGCGGACGCTGCGTCGAGAATATCGTTGGCGACGGCGAAGTCAGACGTTTCGCTTAA
- the rpmA gene encoding 50S ribosomal protein L27, giving the protein MAHKKAGGSTRNGRDSNAKRLGVKMFGGQVVKAGNIIVRQRGTKFHAGDNVSCGRDHTLFATAEGKVVFQVKGPNKRKFVSIVAA; this is encoded by the coding sequence ATGGCTCATAAGAAAGCGGGTGGTAGTACTCGGAACGGTCGCGATTCCAATGCAAAACGCTTGGGCGTTAAAATGTTCGGCGGCCAAGTCGTGAAAGCGGGAAATATTATCGTGCGTCAGCGCGGCACTAAATTTCATGCGGGCGATAATGTTAGCTGCGGTAGAGATCATACTTTATTTGCAACGGCAGAGGGCAAGGTCGTTTTTCAGGTCAAAGGACCTAATAAACGCAAGTTTGTCAGTATTGTTGCTGCATAA
- the ribF gene encoding bifunctional riboflavin kinase/FAD synthetase yields the protein MRLIRGLAHIEPMPKGCVLTIGNFDGLHLGHRAVIDKLARQGRKMGLPSVALIFEPQPLEYFQGSNAPSRLTRLREKIIQFSVSPIDRVLILRFNRFFADLEAEDFIEDILLKRLNVKYLVVGDDFHFGKARRGNFAMLKEKGCEFGFQVEDTPSYQIDGHRVSSTMIRDALGEGDLDYAAGMLGRSYSVCGRVAYGDKIGRTIGFPTANIQLSRKNTPIEGVFAVIMTGIDGREIPGIANVGTRPTVGGDSKVILETHLFDFNRDIYGNYVEVHFKKKIRNEMRFPSLEELKAQIVHDVAEAKKILLI from the coding sequence ATGCGATTGATAAGAGGATTGGCTCACATTGAACCTATGCCGAAAGGTTGTGTGCTGACGATAGGCAATTTCGACGGGTTGCACTTAGGTCACCGGGCGGTTATCGACAAATTGGCACGGCAAGGCCGGAAAATGGGCTTGCCGTCGGTCGCTTTGATATTCGAACCCCAGCCTTTGGAATATTTTCAAGGTAGCAATGCGCCGTCGCGTCTAACTCGATTACGGGAAAAAATCATTCAGTTTTCGGTATCTCCCATTGATCGAGTATTGATACTGCGTTTTAATCGCTTCTTTGCCGATTTGGAGGCCGAGGATTTTATCGAAGATATTTTGCTGAAACGGCTGAATGTCAAATATCTCGTGGTCGGCGACGACTTTCATTTCGGCAAGGCGCGGCGCGGTAATTTCGCGATGTTGAAGGAAAAGGGCTGTGAGTTCGGTTTTCAGGTCGAAGATACACCTTCTTATCAAATAGATGGGCATCGGGTCAGTAGTACGATGATTCGTGATGCCTTGGGTGAAGGCGACCTGGATTATGCCGCCGGCATGCTCGGGCGTTCTTATTCGGTTTGTGGTCGAGTGGCCTATGGCGATAAGATAGGGCGCACGATAGGGTTTCCAACCGCGAACATTCAGTTATCGCGCAAAAACACACCGATCGAGGGCGTATTCGCGGTTATCATGACCGGCATCGATGGGCGGGAAATTCCCGGCATCGCCAATGTCGGTACCCGGCCGACCGTGGGTGGCGATTCGAAGGTGATTTTGGAGACCCATTTATTCGATTTCAATCGCGATATTTATGGAAACTATGTCGAAGTGCATTTCAAGAAGAAAATAAGAAATGAAATGCGTTTTCCTTCGCTTGAAGAACTAAAGGCGCAAATTGTCCACGATGTGGCCGAAGCTAAAAAAATTTTACTGATTTAA
- the rplU gene encoding 50S ribosomal protein L21: MYAVIQTGGKQYRVEEGATLKIEKLELGTGDSVEFDKVLMVQSGDAVKVGQPYVEGGKVTATVLSQGRHKKVKIIKFRRRKHHMKQMGHRQYFTEVQITGISA, from the coding sequence ATGTATGCGGTAATTCAAACAGGTGGAAAACAGTACCGGGTTGAAGAGGGTGCGACCTTAAAAATAGAAAAGCTTGAGCTGGGAACCGGCGATAGCGTTGAATTCGATAAAGTGCTGATGGTTCAGTCGGGTGATGCTGTAAAAGTCGGTCAGCCTTATGTTGAAGGCGGCAAGGTTACAGCGACTGTGTTGTCTCAAGGTAGACACAAAAAAGTCAAGATCATTAAATTCAGAAGACGTAAGCACCATATGAAGCAAATGGGGCATCGTCAGTATTTCACAGAAGTCCAGATTACTGGCATTTCTGCTTAA
- the proB gene encoding glutamate 5-kinase — MSRSDFAKTKRVVVKIGSSLLTAGGRGLNKEAIAAWVEQMASLRARGIEVILVSSGAVAEGMARLGLRIRPKTLHELQAAASVGQMGLVRVFENNFQQHGLHAAQVLLTHDDLSDRRRYLNARSTLLALLKFGVVPVINENDAVATEEIRFGDNDTLGALVANLIEAELLIILTDQQGLFTADPSVDPAARLVSEINVNDVSLDIMAGESRSGLGRGGMYTKVRAARLASRSGAATVIAAGVAENVITEIVAGKPVGTYMVPSIGPLLARKRWLAGQLQVKGRLELDDGAVKVLRDAGKSLLAVGVKNVIGGFQRGELVSCVSAQGMEVARGLINYSAEDVRKVVGRPSSEFERILGYADDEELIHRDNMVVM; from the coding sequence GTGAGCAGAAGTGATTTTGCTAAAACGAAAAGGGTAGTGGTCAAGATCGGTAGTTCTTTATTGACCGCTGGTGGGAGAGGTCTCAACAAGGAGGCAATTGCGGCTTGGGTTGAGCAAATGGCAAGTTTGCGTGCGCGCGGAATCGAAGTGATTTTGGTGTCTTCGGGGGCGGTAGCCGAGGGTATGGCTCGTTTAGGCTTGAGAATTCGTCCGAAAACATTGCATGAATTGCAGGCAGCGGCTTCGGTGGGGCAAATGGGGTTGGTTCGTGTTTTTGAAAATAATTTTCAGCAACACGGATTGCATGCCGCGCAGGTTTTGTTGACGCATGATGACTTGTCGGATCGGCGGCGTTATTTAAATGCGAGAAGCACGTTGTTGGCGCTGCTCAAATTCGGTGTCGTGCCGGTTATTAATGAGAACGATGCGGTGGCGACCGAAGAGATTCGTTTCGGCGATAACGATACATTAGGTGCTTTGGTGGCGAATCTGATTGAAGCCGAGTTGTTGATTATCTTGACCGATCAGCAGGGGTTGTTTACAGCAGATCCCAGTGTCGATCCTGCTGCGCGTTTGGTTTCGGAAATCAATGTGAATGATGTCAGTCTCGATATCATGGCTGGCGAAAGTCGGAGCGGGCTTGGTCGAGGGGGGATGTATACCAAGGTGCGAGCGGCAAGATTGGCTTCGCGTTCCGGCGCAGCCACAGTGATCGCCGCTGGTGTGGCGGAGAATGTGATTACTGAAATCGTGGCGGGTAAGCCGGTTGGTACTTACATGGTGCCGAGTATTGGGCCGTTATTGGCGAGAAAGCGTTGGTTGGCCGGGCAGCTGCAGGTCAAGGGGCGTTTGGAGTTGGATGACGGCGCGGTAAAGGTTTTAAGGGATGCAGGCAAAAGCTTGTTGGCTGTGGGTGTAAAAAACGTAATCGGCGGGTTTCAGCGAGGTGAATTGGTTTCTTGCGTGAGTGCGCAAGGGATGGAGGTTGCGCGAGGCTTAATTAATTACAGTGCGGAAGATGTGAGAAAGGTTGTCGGAAGACCAAGTTCGGAATTTGAGCGTATTCTCGGGTATGCGGACGATGAGGAATTGATTCATCGTGACAATATGGTGGTAATGTAA